ATTCTTATTGGATTGTCCCTTGATGTATTTGGTTTCTGGTGGGCAGAACTTTCTGGTGGACATAAAAGGACCGGCGGTGGCATTTTTACCCGTTCTTGCATTTGaaggaggaacaagaagaaacATACCAAAGTTTGAGGTATTTCAAGCTATCTTGAGCTGTTATACTTTCTAATTAGGAGAGATAAAAGAGCATGTGTAGCTGTTAGCTTCATGTGTCTTATTACAAATCCTATGGAAAACCCTAATGTCTTTTGGAACCTTTGTTCTGTATTGCTGCTTCAATATATAGGACTATATTTGACAAAAAATTGCTTGTCCTGTCAGCCTGGTTCCTTGATCTATGTTCGGGTGGTCAAAGCCAATATGGGAATGAATCCAGAGCTCTCCTGTACCGACGGTATATTATCTCTATTAAATTCGCCTCTGATGTTCGTGCTTGTGGCTATCTGTCTCATGTTATACGAGAATCAGTTCAGGGAACCCATGTTTTATAAGAATTTTAAAATGTTTGTCTAAAATCATCTTCTTGTCCTTTTTTAATAGTCAATGGTAAAGCTGCGGAATTTGGTGCTTTAAAAGATGGCTACATGTTTGAAACATCAACCGGTTTATCACGAATGTGAGTTCAAGCAGCCTCAGTAATAGTGTCATGTTATCTTATTGGATGATACTAAGTTTATTTGTGATTAACTTATCATTTTtgtttcgtcttcattagactgCTCAGTACTCCAACTTGTCCAGTTCTTGAGGCTCTAGGGAAGAAGTTGTCCTTTGAGATCGCAGTTGGATTAAATGGTCGTGTCTGGGTATTACTCTTGAAACCTATATTGTGCTGCCAGACAGCTGACATAAAATCGTGTTACTTGCTTGTTATATTTAGTTACTAGGAGACAGTAGTAGTTCTTCTTTTGACAATGTCTTTTTGTCCACTACAGGTGAATGCCGAGGCTCCATCTACAGTCATCCTTGTCGCAAATGCTATAATGAAGTCAGAACCTCTAACTTCAGTGCAACAAAGAATTATGGTGGAATCACTCTTGCAGAGAGTCCAATGATCTAACTTATCTATAAAACCATCAACTGATCCCCTTTCTTCTC
This genomic stretch from Papaver somniferum cultivar HN1 chromosome 5, ASM357369v1, whole genome shotgun sequence harbors:
- the LOC113282412 gene encoding putative exosome complex component rrp40, which encodes MVDEKKKHSDSQSTMVDKIVVPGDVVLDLSKLSNQTIKLGDGLRQDCDSITVMKSGKLRFSKPNKYWVESSQKRYVPCVDDTVLGIVLDSKADNFLVDIKGPAVAFLPVLAFEGGTRRNIPKFEPGSLIYVRVVKANMGMNPELSCTDVNGKAAEFGALKDGYMFETSTGLSRILLSTPTCPVLEALGKKLSFEIAVGLNGRVWVNAEAPSTVILVANAIMKSEPLTSVQQRIMVESLLQRVQ